The Desulfonatronum lacustre DSM 10312 region AGATCCGGGATGCTGGTCAGCAACGCCATCCTCGAACGCTTCCTGCAGGATGTCCCCGACCATCTTCCGGACGATGCCCGGGATCACGCCCCCGCACTGGAGCCCGGATCGCAATCGAAATCGTAATCGTAATCGTAATCGTAATCGTAATCGAAATCGAAATCGAGAAAGCCAAGCATATCATGGAGCGGTGGCGATAGCGATTTCGATAGCGATTTCGATTTCGATTTCGATTTCGACCAACATGCCCTGACTGGTCGTGTCACATTGTACGCAAATCAGACTCATGCAAACCTGGTATCTCTATTCCCTGCTGGCCCTGCTGCTTCTGGGCGGACAGCGCTTTCTGTACAAGGTCGCCGCGGCCAGGAATTGCGGCACCTTCCTGACCACCTTCTGCTTCATGACCACCGTGGCCGTGCTCAGCTCCGGCCTCCTGGTCCACTTCCCGCCGGTCGTGCCCAGCCTGAGTTTTCTGGTTTTGATCTCCCTGGCCAACAGCCTGACATTCGTCAGCGCCACCCTGGCCCACATCCAGGCCCTGAAACACATGCCCGCCACCGTGGCCTATCCCCTGATCCGGATGAACATCGTCCTGGTGGTCCTCTTTGCCGTACTTTTTCTCCAAGAACGGCTTGAGCCCCTGCAAATCCTGGGCGTCGGGCTCTCCTTGGCCACCATCTGGGTTCTGGGTCGGGACAGCGCACCGGACAACGACGCCCGGACCAGAGCCAAGGGCCTGATCCTGGTTTGCGTTGCCATGCTGGCCGGGGCCCTCTCGGCCATCAGCTCCAGATACGCGGCCCAGCATACGGATCTCCTGGCCTTCATCGCCCTGTCCTACGTCTTCTCCACCCTCTTCACCCTGGCTTTAGCTCCGAGGATGTTCGCGCCGCCCCAAAACCAGGGCAAAGTCAAAAGCCCGCGCCGACTGGCCGTAACCATCGGCCTGTCCATGGGCCTGCTCAACCTGGCCGGGTTCTACCTCTTCCTCAAAGCCCTGGCCCTGGGACCGCTGGCCATCGTGGCCTCGATCAACGGCATGCACTTCCTGGTGGCCGTGGTGCTGTCCGTGCTGATTTTTCGGGAGAAATTGACCACGGGACGCCTGCTGGGGCTGGCCCTGGCAATCATCGCCATCGTGTTACTGCGGGGGTGATCAGGATTATGCCTCGGCCGGGATGATCCAGATGTTAGTGTCTCCGGACATATCGGACAAAAAGGCGATCCAGCGACCGTCGGGAGACCATTTGGGGCACTCCTTTGTTGATGTGTTCCCACATACGTCTTGACCACCCTTCCCCGCAACTGCTCGGCGATGTTTCATCCCGGCTCCTGGTTCTACGGCCCCTGGAATGTTCGTGCGGCCCTTCGCGGCTGGAACGACTCGGACAGCGGGGCAGTTCCCTGGGATTCCGCCTCTTGAGAACTGATTAACTTCTGGCTTTTTCAATGCCTTTACGCCAAACCAGACATGGTGCATAATGGACTTCGCTATTCCGAAAAAGAAGCAAATATGGAAAAATTATCTCGTTTTTTTCGCAAGCCCGGAGGCGGTTTTTTCCTCTTCGGGCCGAGGGGAACCGGCAAGTCCACATGGCTGCGCCAAACAATGGGGGATGCCCTGTGGATCGATCTGCTCGATCCTGAAGCCCAGCGCGTCTATCAGGCCCGGCCAGAGCGGTTGAAGGAATTGATCGCCGCGTATCCCGCCGCGAGGGACGTGGTGATTGACGAAATCCAGAAGGCGCCGGCCCTGCTGGACGTGGTCCACGCCCTCATCGAGTCAGACCGCTGGCTGCGTTTCGTGCTGACCGGTTCCAGCGCCCGCAAGCTGCGACGCGGAGGATTCAATCTGCTGGCCGGCCGCCTAGTGGAAACAACCATGCATCCTTTCATGGCAGTGGAACTGGGCGCGGCCTTCAACCTGGACCGCGCCCTGCGCTTCGGCATGGTTCCCCTGGTGACGCAGTCCCCTGACCCCGAGGCGGTGTTGCGGACCTATGCCTCGCTGTACCTGCGCGAGGAGGTCCAGGCCGAGGCCCTGGTCCGAGACATAGGCGCCTTTTCCCGATTCCTGGAGGCCATCAGCTTTTCCCAGGGCAGCATCCTCAACCTGGCCCAGGTGGGCCGGGAATGCCAAGTGGGCCGCAAGACTGTGGAGGGCTACCTGGACATTCTGGAAGATCTGCTGCTGTGCTTTCGCGTCCCCGTGTTCACCAAACGAGCCAAGCGCCATTTGGTCAGCCATGACAAGTTCTATTACTTTGATGTCGGCGTGTACCGCTCACTGCGTCCTTCCGGCCCCCTGGACAGGCCGGAGGAGATCGAAGGTCCTGCCCTGGAAGGCCTTGTGGCCCAGCACCTGATGGCATGGGCCGCCTACCGGGAATCTCCAGCCCGACTGTACTATTGGCGGACCAAGTCCGGCAGCGAGGTGGATTTCGTGGTCTATGGCCCGGACACGTTCTGGGCCGTGGAGGTCAAGCGATCCGGGTCCATCCATGGCAAGGATCTCCGCCCGCTCAGGACATTTTGCCAGGACTACCCCGAGGCCAAAGCCTGCCTGGCATATCTTGGCCGGGAACGCCTCTTGATCGACGGCATCCTGTGCATCCCCTGCCGGGAATTGCTGCTGGGACTGGATCCGGCCAGACCCGAACTGATCAATCCGGACTGAAGAAGGCCCGGTGCCAGACGTCTCAATACGCTTTGCCCACCTGATACCAATCCTCAAAAAAGACTACATGGCTTCCGGGTCGCCCGCTCCCCAGGACTCGTTTCCGGCACCGGGGAGACAAGCCCCCGCAACCTCCCGGCGATGTTCCAGGCTCGACAGTGCCGAACCGTGGCCGCCGGGGTCAGGTGTTCCCAGGGCTGGCCGTCGATCATGGCTTGACGGACCTCGGTGCCGCTGATGCCTTTTTGCTCCGGAGGAACATCCCAGAGTACATGGGTTTTCAATCCAAGGGACTGGAACTGACCCAGCTTGTGTCGCCCCCAGTCGTCGCAGATGGAGAGCAGAAAGACCGCGTCCAAGGGAACGTAGTGGCGGTAGAGATCGGGATGGGTGATGGGCAGGGGGACGATGGTGGTCTCTGACTGGCTGACCCCGGCTTCCAGGAGCACGTCCCGGAGAATCACCAAGCGCTCGTAAAAGGTCAGGGGGTTGGCCAGGGCGCTGGATCGCTTGCGATCCGCGGCCACCTCGGCGGTCAGGCTGGGGTCCGGATTGGTGATGCCCACGACAAGATGACGACAGAGCGCCTTGCCGGCCAGCAGGTATCGCAGGTGGTCGTTGTGCGGGACCTGAAACCGACCGTGAATCACACCGATGTCGTACATATGAGCTTCCATGGATCTGTGGGTTCATTCAATTTTACGTTCAAGATGACACAAATAGCCAGGGCATGCTCGAAGTCGAAATCGAGATCGAAATCGCCGTCATTCGATGAAGTTTTTGTATTTCTCGATTTCGATGCCGATTTCGATCTCGATTTCGACTCTGACTCCAATGCGAAGTTGGACTGATAATGTCATTTTGAAAGAGGAATACGGACTGGCAGGGGCTGGTAGTCTCCAGGCCAATACAGACAGTCCTCCGGGGTGTCCCGGACCCCTTCCAGGCGGGCCATGTCCAGGTGATTCAGGATCAGCCGGAGCAGTTCCGTGCCCCGCACGCAGCCCAGGCATCCCTGGGCTGCGTGGATCTCGTCGAAGCGGGTCACCACGTCCCGTCGGACCCCGGTTCCGTGAAACAATAAGGGCACCGGCTCGCCGGAGTGGATCATGTTTCCGGAACTGGGCGTGGAATGGTCCGCGGTAACCACCACCAGCAAGCCCGGATTCTCCAACAGCGCTTTCCCCGTGCCCAAGGCCCGATCAAGAGCCTCGATCACCGCTTTCTTGAGCAGGGGATCCTTGGCGTGGGCCGCCTCGTCCGGGGCCTTGGTGTGCAGGTGGATGAAATCGTACCGGGTGAAGTGCTCCGGCACGTCGGCCAGGTCCCGGGCAAAATCCTCCGCCAGGTCGCCGGTGTCCCGGGGCGCTTGCCAGTCCAGTCCCAGATGTCGGGCCAGGCCGCGAAAAACCGCGCCCGAGGCGATGCTCAACCCACGCAGGCCGAAGCGCCGGGAAAATGGCGGTACCGGTCGCAAGCTTCCCGCACGCTGGGTGACCAGCCCGGTGATGGGCGAAAGCCCGGCCCCTCGACGGCGGTCATTGAGAGGATGCTCCCGCAGGGTGTCCCAGGTGTGCAGGAGATAGGCCCTGAGCACGCGGGCCGTATTTCGGGCCCGGACCGCATTCTCCGCGTCCAATGTCGTCGAGTGTTTTGAGATCAACGGCAGCAGGTCGGGCAGGAACCGACCGTCGCGCATCGGCCCGGTGTCCGTGATGTCCGGGGAAACCTCGCCGGAAAGGATCAGCACGCCGAACACGCCTTTGACCGGGACGTACCGGATCCGGATGCCGTCCTGTTCCCACTTGTCCACGGCCCGGATCAGGGCCGCGACCTCCTCTTCATCGGCCCGGGGAACGTCCCGGACCAAGGCCAGGCAGCCGTCCCGCTCTTCCAGGGCCGCGAAGTGCGCCAGGATGGCGACTTCGTCCCGGGCCAAATCCACGCCGACTCCCAGGGCCTCCAAAGGCCCCCGTCCGGGAAAGTCCTTCCGATCATAGCCGAACATGGCGAAATGCGCGGTTTCACTGGGCAGGGCCTCGCCCAGGCTTCCGGCGTGGTACAGGCCGTTGGCTCCGTTTCGGGCCAAGTGGTCCAGGTGCGGCGTGTGGGCGGCCTGGAGCGGGGTTTGCCAATCCAAGACCTCATGAGAGCGGTCTCCCAGACCATCCAGAACGATCAGCAGACACTTGTCGGGCATCATGGGCGTGGGGCTCGGTTAAAGATTCAAGGGGGAACAGAGGCGATTTTGCCCAGGAACGGCAAATCGGGATCGAATCGGGAAAACCGGATGTGGCTCCGCTTCGCGAGGATTGAGGTGAGATGGCGGGACGGCTGGATCCAATTCATCCAGGAGCAAGGCCCGGGTGGCCAGGGCGTGCTCAGGGCGCTGCAATTCAATGGTCCACCAGACGCACTCGGTTTGCAGGAGCTTGGCCATGAGCGGCCTGAACGGGGCGATGTCCTCAATGGGATGATGACCTTGGTCGTCCTCACGACCGTAAATATGGACCTCGAACAGCCTGTCCGCGAAGAGGTCCACGAACCGTTCCGCCGGGCAGCGGCCGCCGCGCGCGGCCTCCGAGCCCAAGGCGTGGCCGACGTCCAAGGTAATCATGGCTCCGGCCCGTTCGGCCCAGCGCAATACGTTTGCCGGTTCGCTGGATGGTCCGAAACGCAGATTTTCCAGGCAGACCACGATGCCCAGGTCTTTCCCGTGGGCCACCAAGCGAGCCAGATTCTCGACAAACCTCGACTCCTGCACCGGCTGGTTCGGGTCGAGTCCGGTATGCACCGTGACCACGGGCTCGCCCAGCCCGACCATGGCCCGCAAAGTGCGCAAATGCGCCTCCAGGGCCAGATCGGCCAAGGCCGGGTCGGCGTGGCCCAGTTCGTGCTCAAAATATCTGGTATGGAACCGGACGAAACGGTGTTGGGCCAGAAACGGCCGGATCATCTCCGCAAGCCGGTCCAGGTGATTCGGATCCGGTGAAAACTCCACCGCGTCGGCTTGCTCGCCGACCCAATGCAGCCTGGAAGCCGGGTCCGCCGCGGCGGCAGTAAAGGCCAGGGTCGGAGAAGAGGTTGGATATGAACTGTTCATGCCGGTTCGGTGGGATGCAATCGGGAGAGTCGGAAAACCATTTTGAACGGAAGAGGGTCGCAGGGTTTGTTGTTTCAGTATTTCTGAAACTGGCCTGAACGGCAACTGATTCTTTTCCTGTCTATCAAAACCGCCTCGTGTGATTCATTTTACCTATTTGACATTATTCCCCGGAATCGGTTTAAGAAGCACCATAAGCTTAGGGTGTCGGGATAATTCTTTTTTGCTACGAATTTCATACAGTGACGAGCTTTCGGCAATGAAACCGTGAAGCGTGTCACTGCGTGTCTTCATCAACGCCGCGAAAAGCCCCTCCCGGACCCGCAACCTCAGTGCAGGGAGCAAGAAAAATTCAAAGCATGAAAGTAGTTATTTATACGTGAGAATTTGAACTTTTCTGGGATAAGCCATCATGGGCCCAGGCTGGTCCGTTGGTCCCGTACGGCTCGATATCGCAACAGGCCCTGGAGATGAACAATCTAAACGGAGGTGGGTTATGAAATTCAGTGTTGGCTTGGCCAAGGACGACGCCGAAAAACGGCTTGCGTGTCGTGGCGTCAATCGTCGCGATTTCATGAAGTTCTGCGCCGCGGTAGCCGCGGCCATGGGCATGGAGGCCTCATTCGCCAAACAGGTCGCGGCCGCGCTCACCGATCCGCGCCGTCCGTCCGTGGTGTACTTCCATTTCGCCGAATGCACCGGTTGCTCCATGGCCGTGGTGCGCACCGTCAACCCGTACATCGATGAACTGATCCTGGACACCATTTCCCTGGACTATCACGAAACCCTGATGGCCGCGGCCGGCGATTCGGCTGAAGCAGCCCTGGAACAGGCCATCACCTCGCCCCACGGGTTCATCGCCGTGGTGGAAGGCGCCATTCCGACGAAGGACAACGGCGTCTATGGGATGGTCGGCGGACACACCATGCTGGATATGGCAAAAAAATACCTGCCCAAGGCCCAGGCCGT contains the following coding sequences:
- a CDS encoding sugar phosphate isomerase/epimerase family protein; protein product: MNSSYPTSSPTLAFTAAAADPASRLHWVGEQADAVEFSPDPNHLDRLAEMIRPFLAQHRFVRFHTRYFEHELGHADPALADLALEAHLRTLRAMVGLGEPVVTVHTGLDPNQPVQESRFVENLARLVAHGKDLGIVVCLENLRFGPSSEPANVLRWAERAGAMITLDVGHALGSEAARGGRCPAERFVDLFADRLFEVHIYGREDDQGHHPIEDIAPFRPLMAKLLQTECVWWTIELQRPEHALATRALLLDELDPAVPPSHLNPREAEPHPVFPIRSRFAVPGQNRLCSPLNL
- a CDS encoding alkaline phosphatase family protein, which translates into the protein MMPDKCLLIVLDGLGDRSHEVLDWQTPLQAAHTPHLDHLARNGANGLYHAGSLGEALPSETAHFAMFGYDRKDFPGRGPLEALGVGVDLARDEVAILAHFAALEERDGCLALVRDVPRADEEEVAALIRAVDKWEQDGIRIRYVPVKGVFGVLILSGEVSPDITDTGPMRDGRFLPDLLPLISKHSTTLDAENAVRARNTARVLRAYLLHTWDTLREHPLNDRRRGAGLSPITGLVTQRAGSLRPVPPFSRRFGLRGLSIASGAVFRGLARHLGLDWQAPRDTGDLAEDFARDLADVPEHFTRYDFIHLHTKAPDEAAHAKDPLLKKAVIEALDRALGTGKALLENPGLLVVVTADHSTPSSGNMIHSGEPVPLLFHGTGVRRDVVTRFDEIHAAQGCLGCVRGTELLRLILNHLDMARLEGVRDTPEDCLYWPGDYQPLPVRIPLSK
- a CDS encoding nicotinate-nucleotide adenylyltransferase; the encoded protein is MYDIGVIHGRFQVPHNDHLRYLLAGKALCRHLVVGITNPDPSLTAEVAADRKRSSALANPLTFYERLVILRDVLLEAGVSQSETTIVPLPITHPDLYRHYVPLDAVFLLSICDDWGRHKLGQFQSLGLKTHVLWDVPPEQKGISGTEVRQAMIDGQPWEHLTPAATVRHCRAWNIAGRLRGLVSPVPETSPGERATRKPCSLF
- a CDS encoding ATP-binding protein; translated protein: MEKLSRFFRKPGGGFFLFGPRGTGKSTWLRQTMGDALWIDLLDPEAQRVYQARPERLKELIAAYPAARDVVIDEIQKAPALLDVVHALIESDRWLRFVLTGSSARKLRRGGFNLLAGRLVETTMHPFMAVELGAAFNLDRALRFGMVPLVTQSPDPEAVLRTYASLYLREEVQAEALVRDIGAFSRFLEAISFSQGSILNLAQVGRECQVGRKTVEGYLDILEDLLLCFRVPVFTKRAKRHLVSHDKFYYFDVGVYRSLRPSGPLDRPEEIEGPALEGLVAQHLMAWAAYRESPARLYYWRTKSGSEVDFVVYGPDTFWAVEVKRSGSIHGKDLRPLRTFCQDYPEAKACLAYLGRERLLIDGILCIPCRELLLGLDPARPELINPD
- a CDS encoding DMT family transporter — its product is MQTWYLYSLLALLLLGGQRFLYKVAAARNCGTFLTTFCFMTTVAVLSSGLLVHFPPVVPSLSFLVLISLANSLTFVSATLAHIQALKHMPATVAYPLIRMNIVLVVLFAVLFLQERLEPLQILGVGLSLATIWVLGRDSAPDNDARTRAKGLILVCVAMLAGALSAISSRYAAQHTDLLAFIALSYVFSTLFTLALAPRMFAPPQNQGKVKSPRRLAVTIGLSMGLLNLAGFYLFLKALALGPLAIVASINGMHFLVAVVLSVLIFREKLTTGRLLGLALAIIAIVLLRG